In Brachypodium distachyon strain Bd21 chromosome 2, Brachypodium_distachyon_v3.0, whole genome shotgun sequence, one genomic interval encodes:
- the LOC100831532 gene encoding uncharacterized protein LOC100831532, which produces MKREGFQHGAVRVNRSKLLRIADGEAAKAAAAAEIGVYARAPSKPTNASRSTGKCRRPRCVGCHEHPVTKARDKAKGAHKLRACDVALNHRLVSWRVVDGAGASAAGTGIPDYKGASASAVLAYMAGGNSWHEEEEDDGADLEGNPPAEGGLSDLYDLIVGRIPAPDGLESDMAHANNIEVADSDDAIEEQEQDDTTNDDDDDDEEEEEEGEMDFCMVGITIALDFSDGEEDWIVVEEIPST; this is translated from the coding sequence ATGAAGAGGGAAGGATTCCAGCACGGCGCGGTCAGGGTGAACCGCAGCAAGCTGCTGCGGATCGCCGATGGGGAGGCTGCTaaggccgcggccgcggcggagatCGGCGTGTACGCCAGGGCGCCGTCGAAGCCGACCAACGCGTCCAGGAGCACGGGCAagtgccggcggccgcggtgcGTCGGGTGCCACGAGCACCCGGTGACCAAGGCCCGGGACAAGGCCAAGGGCGCGCACAAGCTGCGGGCCTGCGACGTAGCGCTCAACCACCGCCTCGTGTCCTGGCGCGTCGTCGACGGCGCCGGGGCATCCGCGGCCGGCACCGGCATCCCGGACTACAAGGGTGCCTCGGCGTCGGCCGTGCTCGCTTACATGGCCGGCGGCAACAGCTggcacgaggaggaggaggacgacggcgccgATCTTGAAGGCAACCCGCCGGCGGAAGGAGGGCTCTCCGATCTGTACGACCTCATCGTCGGCAGGATCCCTGCGCCGGACGGCCTAGAATCTGACATGGCGCATGCCAATAACATAGAAGTAGCAGACAGTGATGATGCAATTGAGGAGCAGGAGCAAGATGATACCaccaatgatgatgatgatgatgatgaggaggaggaggaggagggggagatgGATTTCTGCATGGTGGGCATCACAATCGCTTTGGACTTCTCCGATGGGGAGGAAGACTGGATCGTGGTGGAGGAGATCCCATCGACCTGA
- the LOC100822954 gene encoding TLC domain-containing protein At5g14285: MAELLASWAAEERWMYPAFLAMYAAIYFVGQLALFRQWAWRHRLDGASCLISLAHGSAAALAAVAAIAAQPAEERGFAVPNSRLQDHVLDYSVAYFTMDLLHYLAFLPGDILFIAHHLATLFVFITCRYLVHHGAYALLVLLFLAEITSLLQNVWTLAGIWRAEVPAAARVYNALSLPFYVLYTIVRGVAGPLFFLKMSLFYLSGQAVDVIPWWVRISWIIVVGTAITVSNLWIWNLWKVMFRERKQSMEKKAT, encoded by the coding sequence ATGGCGGAGCTCTTGGCGTCTTGGGCCGCCGAGGAGCGGTGGATGTACCCGGCGTTCCTTGCCATGTACGCCGCCATCTATTTCGTCGGTCAACTGGCCTTGTTCCGGCAGTGGGCGTGGCGGCACCGGCTGGACGGCGCCAGCTGTCTCATCTCGCTCGCCCACGGCTCCGCCGCGGCGCTTGCTGCCGTCGCGGCCATCGCCGCGCAGCCAGCGGAGGAGCGGGGCTTTGCAGTCCCCAACTCCCGCCTCCAGGACCACGTCCTCGACTACAGCGTCGCCTACTTCACCATGGACCTGCTCCACTACCTCGCTTTCCTCCCTGGGGACATCCTCTTCATCGCCCACCACCTCGCCACGCTCTTCGTCTTCATCACCTGTCGCTACCTCGTCCACCATGGCGCATACGCGCTCCTCGTCCTGCTCTTTCTCGCAGAGATCACCAGCCTCCTGCAGAACGTCTGGACCCTCGCCGGGATCTGGCGAGCTGAGGTTCCAGCTGCTGCCAGGGTGTACAACGCCCTCTCGCTGCCGTTCTATGTGCTATACACCATCGTCAGGGGCGTCGCCGGACCACTATTCTTCCTCAAGATGAGCCTGTTCTACCTGTCGGGGCAGGCGGTGGACGTTATCCCATGGTGGGTGCGCATATCTTGGATCATCGTCGTCGGCACTGCTATCACGGTGAGCAATCTGTGGATTTGGAATCTTTGGAAGGTGATGTTTAGGGAACGGAAGCAgagtatggaaaagaaagccACATAG